From one Sulfurimonas sp. HSL-3221 genomic stretch:
- a CDS encoding iron-sulfur cluster assembly scaffold protein, which translates to MAKNDLFGASLWDEYSNKVTTLMNNPQHQGEITEEEAAANGNKLIVADFGAESCGDAVRLYWEVNPETDVIENSKFKSFGCGTAIASSDMMTQLCLGKTVDEAVKITNIDVEMALRDTPDVPAVPPQKMHCSVMAYDVIKKAAGLYKGVDAESFEEEIIVCECARVSLSTLKEVIKLNDLSTVEQVTDYTKAGGFCKSCIKPGGHEAREYYLVDILADVRREMDEEKMKAAAEAGLGGDFEAMTLVQKIKAIDAVVDDNIRQFLIMDGGNMEVIDVKDGEEYIDVYIRYLGACSGCASSSTGTLYAIEAALKEKLSDKIRVLPI; encoded by the coding sequence ATGGCAAAGAATGATCTGTTTGGCGCATCCCTGTGGGATGAATACTCCAACAAGGTAACGACACTGATGAACAACCCCCAGCACCAGGGGGAGATCACGGAAGAGGAAGCGGCCGCGAACGGCAACAAGCTGATCGTCGCGGACTTCGGTGCGGAGAGCTGCGGTGACGCCGTACGCCTCTACTGGGAAGTCAACCCGGAGACCGACGTCATCGAGAACTCCAAGTTCAAGAGCTTCGGCTGCGGGACGGCGATCGCCAGTTCCGATATGATGACGCAGCTCTGTCTGGGCAAGACGGTCGACGAAGCGGTCAAGATCACCAACATCGACGTCGAGATGGCGCTGCGCGATACGCCGGACGTACCGGCCGTTCCGCCGCAGAAGATGCACTGTTCGGTCATGGCGTACGACGTCATCAAGAAAGCGGCCGGACTCTACAAGGGCGTCGACGCGGAGAGCTTCGAAGAGGAGATCATCGTCTGCGAATGTGCCCGCGTCAGCCTCTCGACCCTCAAAGAGGTGATCAAGCTCAACGACCTGAGTACGGTCGAGCAGGTTACCGACTATACGAAAGCGGGCGGCTTCTGTAAAAGCTGTATCAAGCCGGGCGGCCACGAGGCGCGCGAATACTATCTCGTCGACATCCTCGCCGACGTCCGCCGCGAGATGGACGAAGAAAAGATGAAAGCGGCGGCCGAAGCCGGTCTCGGCGGCGATTTCGAAGCGATGACCCTGGTCCAGAAGATCAAGGCGATCGACGCGGTCGTCGACGACAACATCCGCCAGTTCCTCATCATGGACGGCGGGAACATGGAAGTCATCGACGTCAAGGACGGCGAAGAGTACATTGACGTTTATATCCGCTACCTCGGTGCCTGCTCCGGCTGTGCGAGCTCCAGTACGGGAACGCTCTATGCCATTGAAGCGGCCCTCAAAGAGAAGCTCTCCGACAAGATCCGCGTTCTGCCGATCTGA
- a CDS encoding PhoH family protein, with translation MSPTQKCYLLDTSVILDDPANILRISENNKNIVAITNTVLAELNNKKDDMRSDAGFRAREFFRLADYEVGQTLTFDALPEPLRRSRETAPNNSDCYYRLTLPFAPDLNPEAEGDTNVELLIIYREEYRIAKSYSEPKGFNDAKIAEIAADYHLKLVTNDISFKIAAEVQGIEAQSLKNASVERPDAIEFAHTVTYHEEPVLDPQNDFRNFEQFSFIQEATSEGHNEIYETGLQRYALTYNGHLEWCDFDKRFGEYFDETLIRPINLEQKFYYTILTHPQNHLTVVAGSTGSGKTLMALQAGLEMVKEGIVEGIVYARNTVTASDPQAELGFRKGDEHEKLGYFMYPLYSAINYTIEHQNKHSIESQVEFTGNTNSTKRENATELFMAKYNIEVMDIAHMRGTTISRKFVIIDEAQNMTNATMKLIGTRMGDETRLVVMGDPHQIDHPFLSKRRNALVTMLNKAQHSDFLAGIQLRHTIRSEVANWFDKNL, from the coding sequence ATGAGTCCCACACAAAAATGCTATCTCCTCGACACCTCAGTCATTCTCGATGATCCGGCCAACATCCTGCGCATTTCCGAGAACAACAAAAATATTGTCGCCATCACCAACACGGTGCTTGCCGAGCTCAATAACAAAAAAGACGACATGCGCTCGGACGCCGGCTTCCGGGCCCGGGAGTTCTTCCGGCTCGCCGATTACGAGGTGGGGCAGACCCTGACCTTCGACGCCCTGCCCGAACCGCTGCGCCGTTCGCGCGAGACGGCGCCCAACAACAGCGACTGCTACTACCGTCTCACCCTCCCCTTCGCCCCGGACCTCAACCCCGAGGCGGAGGGCGACACGAACGTCGAGCTGCTGATCATCTACCGCGAAGAGTACCGCATTGCCAAATCCTACTCCGAACCGAAGGGCTTCAACGACGCCAAGATCGCCGAGATCGCCGCGGACTACCATCTCAAACTCGTCACCAACGACATCTCCTTCAAGATTGCGGCCGAAGTCCAGGGAATCGAGGCGCAGAGCCTGAAAAATGCCAGCGTCGAACGCCCCGACGCCATCGAGTTCGCCCACACCGTCACCTACCACGAGGAACCCGTCCTCGACCCGCAGAACGACTTCCGCAATTTTGAACAGTTCAGCTTTATCCAGGAGGCCACCAGCGAAGGGCACAACGAGATATATGAAACCGGGCTGCAGCGCTATGCGCTCACCTACAACGGCCACCTGGAGTGGTGCGACTTCGACAAGCGCTTCGGGGAGTATTTCGACGAGACCCTGATCCGCCCCATCAACCTGGAGCAGAAGTTCTACTACACCATTCTCACCCATCCCCAGAACCACCTGACCGTCGTCGCCGGCTCCACCGGTTCGGGCAAAACCCTGATGGCCCTGCAGGCGGGACTGGAGATGGTCAAAGAGGGGATCGTCGAGGGGATCGTCTACGCGCGCAATACCGTCACCGCTTCCGATCCGCAGGCGGAACTGGGCTTCCGCAAAGGGGACGAACACGAGAAGCTCGGCTACTTCATGTACCCGCTCTACTCCGCCATCAACTACACCATCGAGCACCAGAACAAACACTCCATCGAATCACAGGTGGAGTTCACCGGCAATACGAACTCCACCAAGCGCGAAAACGCGACGGAGCTTTTCATGGCCAAGTACAACATCGAGGTAATGGATATCGCCCACATGCGCGGGACGACGATCTCGCGCAAATTCGTCATCATCGACGAGGCGCAGAATATGACGAACGCGACGATGAAGCTGATCGGGACCCGGATGGGCGACGAGACGCGCCTCGTCGTCATGGGCGACCCGCACCAGATCGACCACCCCTTCCTCTCCAAGCGCCGCAACGCCCTTGTAACGATGCTCAACAAGGCACAGCACAGCGATTTCCTCGCCGGGATCCAGCTGCGCCACACCATCCGCTCCGAAGTCGCCAACTGGTTCGACAAGAACCTGTAA
- the tig gene encoding trigger factor, translating to MEMSTNKINAANAEISATVTAGDLDKHFDNMAKELSKQANIPGFRKGKVPVSAVKKQYGERLMQDAESQAVREALNIGLDALKIAADALIGEPQFSKFDKKEDGTIEMTIKVAMRPEFDLGDYQAKVPDFKAPKITAKAVTDRIQEIAKAQAPFVDIEEDRAVEDGDTAVIDFEGFVDGEAFEGGKAEEFPLNIGSGQFIPGFEDQVIGMKAGDEKMIDVTFPESYGSEKLAGKPAQFKVKLHKIQTKEKVRMDAKLAKQLLPGEEDATIDMVKEQVQKQLENEERGKLFNEKLKPELLEAFVAAYNFDLPEFVVEQEMDMALNNKAREMSEEELAALRDDQEKVKELRETFRDDATRSVKATFIVDALARAEGVNVNEQEVMQTIYFEAMQTGQDPQATYDHYRESGYLPAIQMAMVEDKVLSGLLNAKMATAEE from the coding sequence ATGGAAATGAGCACCAACAAAATCAACGCAGCCAATGCCGAAATCAGCGCGACGGTCACCGCCGGCGACCTGGACAAGCACTTCGACAACATGGCCAAAGAGCTGAGCAAGCAAGCAAACATCCCGGGATTCCGCAAAGGAAAAGTCCCCGTATCCGCCGTCAAGAAACAGTATGGCGAACGCCTTATGCAAGACGCTGAAAGCCAGGCGGTCCGCGAAGCCCTGAACATCGGTCTGGATGCCCTCAAGATCGCTGCCGATGCCCTGATCGGTGAGCCGCAGTTCTCCAAGTTCGACAAGAAAGAGGACGGTACGATCGAAATGACGATCAAGGTCGCAATGCGCCCCGAGTTCGACCTCGGCGACTATCAGGCCAAGGTTCCCGATTTCAAAGCGCCGAAGATCACTGCCAAAGCGGTCACCGACCGTATCCAGGAGATCGCCAAAGCGCAGGCGCCTTTCGTTGACATCGAAGAGGACCGCGCGGTTGAAGACGGCGACACTGCCGTCATCGACTTTGAAGGCTTCGTCGACGGTGAAGCGTTTGAAGGCGGCAAAGCCGAAGAGTTCCCGCTCAACATCGGCAGCGGCCAGTTCATCCCGGGCTTCGAAGATCAGGTCATCGGCATGAAAGCGGGCGACGAGAAGATGATCGACGTCACATTCCCGGAGAGCTACGGCAGCGAAAAACTGGCCGGCAAACCGGCACAGTTCAAGGTGAAACTGCACAAGATCCAGACAAAAGAGAAGGTCCGCATGGACGCCAAGCTTGCCAAGCAGCTGCTGCCGGGTGAAGAGGACGCGACGATAGATATGGTCAAAGAGCAGGTCCAGAAACAGCTCGAGAACGAAGAGCGCGGCAAGCTCTTCAACGAGAAACTCAAGCCGGAACTCCTCGAGGCCTTCGTCGCCGCATACAACTTCGACCTGCCGGAGTTCGTCGTCGAGCAGGAGATGGACATGGCGCTGAACAACAAAGCGCGCGAAATGAGCGAAGAGGAGCTCGCGGCACTGCGCGATGACCAGGAGAAGGTCAAAGAGCTCCGCGAAACCTTCCGCGACGACGCAACCCGCTCCGTCAAGGCAACCTTCATCGTCGATGCCCTCGCCAGAGCCGAAGGCGTCAACGTCAACGAGCAGGAAGTCATGCAGACGATCTACTTCGAAGCGATGCAGACGGGTCAGGACCCGCAGGCGACCTACGACCACTACAGAGAGAGCGGCTACCTGCCGGCGATCCAGATGGCGATGGTTGAAGACAAAGTGCTCAGCGGACTGCTGAACGCAAAAATGGCAACAGCCGAAGAGTAA
- a CDS encoding GNAT family N-acetyltransferase: MVYRIDRKDLWDLRFLEKIYRDMEHDYYWSDDFSEAMYLALANAGFISVSLEYGGSQLLLGEIQRAYALLRFDEMHVSKKVAKLLRGANYRLAFNTAFDDVVRGIQASHDACWMVGKYETLMRRLNANSSEAFRLFSVELFDEGTGTLVAGEIGYITANNVYTSLSGFHSAERRYSSWGTLQLVLLGRHLQKAGLRFWNLGHPYMKYKSDLGAVVVPRRTFLKLWYPRRFGSLAL, encoded by the coding sequence ATGGTTTACCGGATTGACCGCAAAGATCTCTGGGATCTCCGGTTCCTTGAGAAGATCTACCGCGACATGGAGCACGACTACTACTGGAGCGACGATTTTTCCGAGGCGATGTACCTTGCGCTCGCCAATGCCGGCTTCATCAGCGTGTCGCTGGAGTATGGCGGCAGCCAGCTTCTGCTGGGGGAGATCCAGCGGGCGTACGCGCTGCTGCGTTTCGATGAGATGCATGTCAGCAAAAAGGTGGCGAAACTGCTGCGGGGGGCGAACTACCGGCTCGCGTTCAACACGGCATTCGACGACGTTGTCCGCGGGATACAGGCCTCGCATGACGCATGTTGGATGGTCGGGAAGTACGAGACGCTGATGCGGCGTCTGAATGCGAACAGCAGTGAAGCTTTCAGGCTCTTTAGCGTGGAGCTGTTCGACGAGGGGACCGGTACCCTCGTTGCCGGCGAGATCGGTTACATTACGGCCAACAACGTCTATACGAGCCTCTCGGGGTTCCACAGTGCCGAACGGCGCTACAGCAGCTGGGGAACACTGCAGCTGGTCCTGCTGGGCCGGCATCTGCAAAAGGCCGGGTTGCGCTTTTGGAATCTGGGGCATCCCTACATGAAGTACAAGAGCGATCTGGGTGCCGTGGTTGTTCCGCGGCGCACGTTTTTGAAGCTCTGGTATCCGCGCCGGTTCGGTTCGCTCGCCCTCTAG
- a CDS encoding NifS family cysteine desulfurase, with protein MQVYMDNNATTMVDPAVVEAMLPFFSEQYGNPNSLHKFGTASHPAIARAIDQVYAAISASDDDDIVFTSCATESNNWVLKSVWIDKILHGEKNHIITTEVEHPSVLSTCKFLEEQGVNVTYLPVNEQGVVDAQMLRSFITDKTALVSVMWANNETGMIFPIKEIGEICKEKGVLFHTDGVQAVGKIPVDVQAVHVDFMSMSAHKFHGPKGIGALYIRNGQALSPLLNGGEHMGGRRSGTLNVPYIVGMGKALEMATVNIEEKMASISAKRDRLEDALLKLIPDTFTVGERDHRTPNTILISIRGVEGEGMLWDLNNAAIGASTGSACASEDLEANTVMLAIGADHELAHTGIRLSLSRYTTDEEVDYVIDHFKTAVERLRSISSSYAKVKPTPGGEATACEMH; from the coding sequence ATGCAAGTATATATGGACAACAATGCGACGACCATGGTAGACCCGGCGGTCGTCGAAGCAATGCTTCCATTTTTCAGCGAGCAGTACGGAAACCCGAACTCGCTGCATAAATTCGGCACTGCGTCCCATCCGGCGATCGCGAGAGCGATCGACCAGGTCTACGCAGCGATCAGCGCGTCGGACGACGACGATATCGTCTTTACGTCCTGCGCAACCGAATCGAACAACTGGGTACTCAAATCCGTCTGGATCGACAAGATCCTGCACGGGGAGAAGAACCATATCATCACCACAGAGGTGGAGCACCCCTCCGTCCTTTCCACCTGTAAGTTCCTGGAGGAGCAGGGCGTCAATGTAACCTACCTCCCGGTCAACGAGCAGGGCGTCGTCGATGCCCAGATGCTGCGCAGCTTCATTACGGACAAGACGGCGCTGGTCTCCGTGATGTGGGCAAACAACGAGACGGGAATGATCTTCCCGATCAAAGAGATCGGAGAGATCTGTAAAGAGAAGGGCGTGCTCTTCCATACCGACGGCGTCCAGGCCGTCGGCAAGATCCCCGTCGATGTCCAGGCGGTCCATGTCGACTTCATGTCGATGTCCGCACACAAGTTCCACGGCCCGAAAGGGATCGGGGCACTCTATATCCGTAACGGACAGGCCCTCTCCCCGCTGCTCAACGGCGGCGAGCACATGGGCGGCCGCCGTTCTGGCACCCTGAACGTCCCCTACATTGTCGGGATGGGCAAGGCACTGGAAATGGCGACAGTGAATATCGAAGAGAAGATGGCCAGCATCAGCGCTAAGCGCGACCGCCTCGAAGATGCGCTGCTGAAGCTCATTCCCGACACCTTTACGGTCGGTGAACGCGACCACCGTACTCCGAACACGATCCTCATCTCCATCCGCGGGGTCGAGGGCGAAGGGATGCTGTGGGACCTCAACAACGCGGCGATCGGTGCTTCCACCGGTTCGGCGTGCGCCTCCGAGGACCTCGAAGCCAACACGGTAATGCTCGCGATCGGTGCGGACCACGAACTGGCCCACACCGGTATCCGCCTGAGCCTTAGCCGCTATACGACGGACGAAGAGGTCGATTACGTGATCGATCACTTCAAAACGGCTGTCGAGCGTCTGCGCTCGATCTCCAGCTCATACGCCAAAGTCAAACCGACGCCCGGCGGTGAAGCCACTGCGTGTGAAATGCACTGA
- the rnc gene encoding ribonuclease III has translation MDQMARIEQTLGYTFENKQLLREALTHKSFKQPYNNERLEFLGDAVLDLIVGEYLFEHFPKHDEGKLSKMRASLVNEEGFARLANHIKLGQAIFLSNAEENNGGRTKPSLLSNAFEAVIGAIYLEAGLAPVKTIATTLLESVYKEISLDTLFKDHKTALQELTQAHFGITPEYRLVGSSGPDHKKEFTIAIVIDGKEYAKATGKSKKTAQQEAAQQTIARLKEELS, from the coding sequence ATGGACCAGATGGCGCGTATTGAGCAGACGCTCGGCTACACCTTCGAAAACAAACAGCTGCTGCGCGAAGCCCTGACGCATAAAAGTTTCAAACAGCCCTACAATAACGAACGCCTCGAATTCCTGGGCGACGCCGTCCTCGACCTCATCGTCGGCGAGTACCTCTTTGAGCACTTCCCCAAGCACGACGAGGGCAAACTCTCCAAGATGCGGGCCTCCCTTGTCAACGAAGAGGGTTTCGCGCGCCTGGCCAACCATATCAAGCTGGGCCAGGCCATCTTCCTCTCCAACGCCGAAGAAAACAACGGCGGACGCACCAAACCCTCTCTGCTCTCCAACGCCTTCGAAGCCGTGATCGGCGCCATCTACCTCGAAGCGGGACTCGCCCCGGTCAAAACGATCGCGACCACCCTGCTGGAGAGCGTCTATAAAGAGATCTCCCTCGACACCCTCTTCAAAGACCACAAGACGGCGCTGCAGGAGCTGACCCAGGCGCACTTCGGCATCACCCCCGAGTACCGCCTCGTGGGCAGCAGCGGCCCTGACCACAAGAAAGAGTTCACCATCGCCATCGTGATCGACGGCAAGGAGTACGCCAAAGCCACCGGCAAGAGCAAAAAAACCGCCCAGCAGGAGGCGGCCCAGCAAACCATCGCCCGACTCAAAGAGGAGCTTTCATGA
- the rnhA gene encoding ribonuclease HI, which translates to MKHITLFSDGSALGNPGPGGYGTILRFGDKERELSGGEPHTTNNRMELRGVIEGLKALKEPCDVEIVSDSSYVVKGINEWLQNWIKRDFAKVKNPDLWRDYIVASAPHRIKATWVRGHDGHPENERCDTLARGVAEKMKRG; encoded by the coding sequence ATGAAACATATCACCCTGTTCAGTGACGGTTCCGCCCTGGGCAACCCCGGCCCCGGCGGCTACGGGACGATCCTGCGCTTCGGCGACAAAGAGCGCGAGCTCAGCGGCGGCGAACCCCATACGACCAACAACCGTATGGAACTGCGCGGCGTCATCGAAGGTCTCAAAGCCCTCAAAGAGCCCTGCGACGTGGAGATCGTCTCGGACTCCTCCTACGTCGTCAAGGGGATCAACGAGTGGCTTCAGAACTGGATCAAACGCGATTTCGCCAAGGTGAAGAACCCCGATCTCTGGCGTGACTACATCGTCGCCAGCGCCCCCCACCGTATCAAAGCGACCTGGGTCCGGGGCCATGACGGCCACCCGGAAAACGAACGCTGCGACACCCTGGCCCGGGGCGTCGCCGAAAAGATGAAAAGAGGATAA
- a CDS encoding tetratricopeptide repeat protein translates to MNSLFIEFRDPLFGIIVFVALIFIIAFVSYWWGRLRSKEDHRYLERFLRSFTKPPSQTELHREIGSSAVSQKSWLLVAQTYVQNGDFEQAVAIYRSLLEMQHEPHRRRELLLLLAQTYFKAGFLERCETILLKILGRFPRTPQALKLLLFTYERLRSFDKALQVLEPLDELGNDIAGDRRYLETVSLLQDARTDTAAKCRRLAEEYREHHTLTYLTFEYLFRHDPAVAWAALELSASRIIADILWYLPEEHLNLDIISGDGYLRQLYSARGSVNLAQNSSEFELDVLIKLRQSGQSGATLQFEYLCGHCKQIFPFPFHRCPNCHTIDSVVTEPLLGKAVADFAPSERSERAYEV, encoded by the coding sequence GTGAACAGCCTCTTTATCGAATTCCGCGACCCGCTATTCGGCATCATCGTCTTCGTCGCCCTGATCTTCATCATCGCGTTCGTGAGCTACTGGTGGGGACGGCTGCGCAGCAAGGAGGACCACCGCTACCTCGAACGCTTCCTCCGCTCGTTTACCAAGCCCCCCTCCCAGACCGAACTCCACCGCGAGATTGGCAGCAGCGCCGTCTCGCAGAAGTCATGGCTGCTCGTCGCCCAGACCTATGTGCAAAACGGCGATTTCGAACAGGCCGTCGCGATCTACCGCAGCCTTCTGGAGATGCAGCACGAGCCCCACCGTCGCCGCGAACTGCTGCTGCTGCTCGCCCAGACCTATTTTAAAGCCGGCTTCCTGGAGCGGTGCGAGACGATCCTGCTCAAGATCCTCGGCCGTTTTCCCCGCACGCCGCAGGCGCTGAAGCTGCTGCTTTTCACCTACGAACGGCTCCGGAGTTTTGACAAGGCCCTGCAGGTGCTCGAACCCCTCGACGAACTCGGCAACGACATCGCCGGCGACCGCCGCTACCTCGAAACCGTCAGCCTGCTGCAGGACGCCCGAACCGATACGGCGGCGAAATGCCGGCGGCTCGCCGAAGAGTACCGCGAACACCACACCCTCACCTACCTCACCTTCGAATACCTTTTCCGCCACGACCCGGCAGTGGCCTGGGCGGCCCTGGAGCTCTCCGCCAGCCGCATCATCGCGGACATCCTGTGGTATTTACCCGAGGAGCACCTGAATTTGGATATAATTTCAGGTGATGGCTATTTGCGGCAGCTGTATAGCGCCAGAGGAAGCGTGAATCTTGCTCAGAACAGTTCCGAATTCGAACTGGATGTTTTGATCAAACTTCGCCAAAGCGGCCAAAGCGGGGCAACCCTGCAGTTTGAATACCTGTGCGGCCACTGCAAGCAGATCTTCCCTTTCCCGTTCCACCGCTGCCCGAACTGCCATACGATCGATTCCGTCGTCACCGAACCGCTGCTGGGCAAAGCCGTAGCGGATTTCGCCCCGTCGGAACGCTCGGAAAGGGCTTACGAAGTATGA
- a CDS encoding DUF302 domain-containing protein → MFKNILALIGAVTLVAVIGGYAMFGGKVQQLDGGALPAYMKMFGNILENGDAARAMMKEWKISDEVTNDDAAELIKALAEEYNMRITGDVKMYTKDDAAATEIKHARIFSLCSLPIAKVFLNYSRWYGGFMPCRIMLVEYGSGERFLVAMDMTLAIHGGHPLPADMLTMALSVKKAMEEIPERAAKGDF, encoded by the coding sequence ATGTTCAAAAACATACTGGCACTGATCGGTGCCGTGACACTGGTCGCGGTGATCGGCGGATACGCGATGTTCGGCGGCAAAGTACAGCAGCTTGACGGCGGTGCCCTTCCGGCGTATATGAAGATGTTCGGCAACATCCTGGAAAACGGGGATGCAGCGCGGGCCATGATGAAAGAGTGGAAGATCAGTGATGAAGTCACGAACGACGATGCGGCGGAACTGATCAAGGCACTGGCCGAAGAGTACAACATGCGTATCACGGGTGACGTCAAAATGTATACGAAAGATGACGCCGCGGCGACTGAAATCAAGCATGCGCGCATCTTCTCGCTCTGCAGCCTTCCAATCGCGAAGGTGTTCCTGAACTACTCCCGCTGGTACGGCGGATTCATGCCGTGCCGCATTATGCTGGTCGAATACGGCAGCGGTGAGCGCTTCCTTGTGGCGATGGACATGACGCTGGCGATCCACGGCGGCCACCCGCTCCCGGCCGATATGCTCACGATGGCTCTCTCTGTCAAAAAAGCGATGGAAGAGATTCCGGAGCGTGCCGCCAAAGGCGACTTTTAA
- the aroC gene encoding chorismate synthase, with translation MNRFGIRFSFTTFGESHGKAIGCVVDGVPAGLTIDEAYIQRELDRRKPGQNAYATARKEDDAVEILSGVFEGKSTGTPIAMVIYNTNQKSKDYSNIKDIFRPGHADYTYWHKFGIRDYRGGGRSSARETAARVAAGAIAKLMLREVGITVKSGISEIAGIAASSFDFDHVVTSEIYALDPSVEQAQKDAILLAKNDHDSVGGVAQVHIENLPVGLGEPLYYKLDAVLADAMMGINAVKAVEIGDGLLGTRLHGSENNDPIRNSGFESNHSGGILGGISNGDAVRLSVYFKPTPSIFREQHTTTTEGEEVDFALKGRHDPCVAIRGSVVCEAMAALVVADMLLLNMGRTIEGVTRYYHV, from the coding sequence ATGAACCGTTTCGGCATCCGCTTCAGTTTCACCACCTTCGGCGAATCCCACGGCAAGGCGATCGGCTGCGTCGTCGACGGCGTTCCCGCCGGCCTCACGATCGACGAGGCCTACATTCAGCGCGAGCTCGACCGCCGCAAGCCGGGACAGAACGCCTACGCCACGGCCCGCAAAGAGGACGACGCGGTCGAGATCCTCAGCGGGGTATTCGAAGGCAAAAGCACCGGCACCCCGATTGCGATGGTCATCTACAACACCAACCAGAAATCCAAAGACTACTCCAATATCAAAGATATCTTCCGCCCCGGCCACGCCGACTACACCTACTGGCACAAGTTCGGCATCCGCGACTACCGCGGGGGCGGGCGTTCCAGTGCCCGCGAAACGGCGGCCCGCGTCGCGGCGGGGGCCATTGCCAAACTGATGCTGCGCGAGGTCGGCATCACCGTCAAAAGCGGCATCAGCGAGATCGCGGGGATCGCCGCAAGCAGCTTCGACTTCGACCACGTCGTCACCAGCGAGATCTACGCCCTCGATCCCAGCGTGGAGCAGGCGCAAAAAGACGCGATCCTGCTCGCCAAAAACGACCATGACTCCGTCGGCGGGGTCGCACAGGTCCATATCGAGAACCTTCCGGTGGGCCTCGGCGAACCGCTCTACTACAAGCTCGACGCCGTCCTCGCCGACGCGATGATGGGCATCAACGCCGTCAAGGCCGTCGAGATCGGCGACGGCCTTCTGGGGACGCGCCTGCACGGGTCAGAGAACAACGACCCAATACGCAACAGCGGCTTCGAATCCAACCACAGCGGCGGCATCCTCGGCGGGATCAGCAACGGGGACGCGGTTCGCCTCAGCGTCTACTTCAAACCGACCCCCTCCATTTTCCGAGAGCAGCACACGACCACCACCGAGGGCGAAGAGGTCGATTTCGCGCTCAAGGGACGCCACGACCCCTGCGTCGCCATCCGCGGTTCCGTCGTCTGCGAAGCGATGGCCGCCCTTGTCGTCGCCGATATGCTCCTGCTCAATATGGGGCGCACCATAGAGGGAGTCACACGCTATTACCACGTGTAA